In Rosa chinensis cultivar Old Blush chromosome 1, RchiOBHm-V2, whole genome shotgun sequence, a genomic segment contains:
- the LOC112182799 gene encoding ribulose bisphosphate carboxylase/oxygenase activase, chloroplastic translates to MATAVSTIGAVNRVPLSLNGSSGSASVPSSSFMGSSLKKVNSRFPNSKVSSGSFKIVAETVDEDKQTEKDKWKGLAFDTSDDQQDITRGKGMVDTLFQAPMGDGTHLAIMSSYDYVSAGLRTYDMDNMKDGLYIAPAFMDKLVVHITKNFMSLPNIKVPLILGIWGGKGQGKSFQCELVFAKMGINPIMMSAGELESGNAGEPAKLIRQRYREAADIIRKGKMCALFINDLDAGAGRMGGTTQYTVNNQMVNATLMNIADNPTNVQLPGMYNKEENPRVPIIVTGNDFSTLYAPLIRDGRMEKFYWAPTREDRIGVCTGIFKSDNVAQSDIVKLVDTFPGQSIDFFGALRARVYDDEVRKWISGVGVDTVGKKLVNSKEGPPTFEQPKMTIEKLLEYGNMLVQEQENVKRVQLADQYLNEAALGDANSDAIDRGTFFG, encoded by the exons ATGGCCACCGCCGTCTCCACCATCGGAGCTGTCAACAGAGTCCCG CTGAGCTTAAATGGATCTAGCGGCAGTGCTTCAGTTCCAAGCTCAAGCTTTATGGGAAGCAGCTTGAAGAAAGTGAACTCAAGGTTCCCCAACTCCAAAGTCTCATCCGGGAGCTTCAAGATTGTAGCAGAGACAGTCGATGAAGACAAGCAGACAGAAAAGGACAAATGGAAAGGCCTTGCCTTTGACACCTCCGATGACCAACAAGACATCACCAGAGGAAAGGGTATGGTTGATACCCTCTTCCAAGCTCCAATGGGCGACGGAACTCACTTGGCCATCATGAGTTCTTATGACTATGTCAGCGCTGGACTTCGCAC GTACGACATGGACAACATGAAGGATGGTTTATACATTGCTCCTGCTTTCATGGACAAGCTTGTTGTTCATATCACAAAGAACTTCATGAGCTTGCCTAACATCAAG GTTCCCCTTATCCTTGGTATTTGGGGAGGCAAAGGTCAGGGTAAATCTTTCCAGTGTGAGCTTGTGTTTGCTAAGATGGGAATCAA CCCTATCATGATGAGTGCCGGAGAATTGGAAAGTGGAAACGCTGGAGAACCCGCAAAGTTGATCAGGCAAAGGTACCGTGAGGCAGCCGATATCATCAGGAAGGGGAAAATGTGCGCCCTCTTCATCAACGATCTTGATGCAGGAGCTGGTCGTATGGGTGGAACCACCCAATACACTGTGAACAACCAGATGGTTAACGCCACCCTCATGAACATTGCTGATAACCCAACCAATGTCCAGCTCCCCGGTATGTACAACAAGGAGGAGAACCCCCGTGTCCCCATCATTGTCACCGGTAACGATTTCTCAACATTGTATGCTCCTCTCATCCGTGATGGGCGTATGGAAAAGTTCTACTGGGCTCCTACAAGAGAAGATCGTATTGGTGTCTGCACTGGtatcttcaaatctgacaatgttGCCCAATCCGATATTGTCAAGCTAGTTGACACCTTCCCCGGCCAATCCATCG ATTTCTTTGGTGCCCTTAGGGCCAGAGTTTACGATGATGAAGTGAGGAAGTGGATTTCCGGTGTTGGTGTGGACACCGTTGGAAAGAAGCTTGTGAACTCAAAGGAAGGACCCCCGACTTTCGAGCAGCCCAAGATGACAATTGAGAAGCTCCTTGAGTACGGAAACATGCTTGTGCAAGAGCAAGAGAATGTGAAGAGAGTCCAATTGGCCGACCAGTACTTGAACGAGGCTGCTCTTGGTGATGCCAACTCTGATGCCATTGATAGAGGAACTTTCTTCGGTTAG
- the LOC112182710 gene encoding LOB domain-containing protein 33: MTGLGSSCGACRFLRRKCTSECVFAPYFCYDQAATHFSAVHKVFGASNVSKLLLHLPVQHRSDAALTMSYEAIARMRDPIYGCVSQIFALQQQVAYLQEEIETLLGNQMINLASGNSSTCGSSEANSNSNSFNWLQVFSQQYDIAVDTQKFQIQPEPPILLPQVGIASTNQSFSSHEMDIQMPPLHEWEEVKIFGDHSMQDPLERFLEGIDQENFGHNPWLNDPSIAWN; the protein is encoded by the exons ATGACAGGATTGGGTTCTTCATGTGGAGCATGCAGGTTTCTGAGGAGAAAATGCACAAGTGAGTGTGTGTTTGCTCCTTACTTCTGCTATGACCAAGCTGCAACCCATTTTTCAGCTGTGCACAAAGTGTTTGGTGCAAGTAATGTCTCGAAGCTACTGCTACACTTACCAGTACAGCATCGAAGTGATGCTGCTCTCACCATGTCTTATGAAGCAATAGCTCGGATGCGTGATCCGATTTATGGGTGTGTTTCACAAATCTTTGCACTTCAACAGCAG GTTGCGTACTTGCAGGAGGAGATTGAAACTCTTCTGGGGAACCAAATGATTAACTTGGCATCTGGGAATTCAAGTACTTGTGGAAGTTCTGAAGCAAATAGTAACTCCAACTCATTCAATTGGTTACAAGTATTTTCACAACAATATGATATTGCTGTTGACACACAAAAGTTTCAGATCCAACCTGAACCACCAATACTACTTCCACAAGTAGGAATAGCAAGTACCAACCAAAGCTTTAGTAGTCATGAGATGGATATTCAGATGCCTCCTTTACATGAATGGGAAGAAGTCAAGATATTCGGTGATCACTCTATGCAAGATCCTTTAGAAAGATTTCTTGAAGGTATCGACCAAGAGAACTTCGGACACAATCCGTGGTTGAATGACCCTTCCATCGCCTGGaactaa